The genome window CGCCGGTTACATCCGTGATTCGGGGAGCGCCAAGCGAGGTTGTTGTGGGAGTGGAAGAAGGGTTGAAGAAGGATTCGGCCGTTAACCTGGACCACGTCCAAACGGTCGAAAAGACCCGCTTGAAGAAATTTGTCGGTACGCTTGGGTCGAAGAAAATGAACGACGTGTGCCGGGCTCTTGCCGTTGCCACCGCCTGTAGCGACGGCTAAACTTCAGGGATTCCGTCCATCTCGACGTTCCTCGCGCCCCTCACCCCTTGACCTCGGCGGCCAGGATGATGGCTTCCGAGATCTCCCGCATCGACTTGCGCAGCTTCATGCTCTTTTGCTGAATGCGGCGGTAGGCGTCGGCCTCTGCCAAGCGCTCTTCCTTCAACAGAATTCCCTTGGCCCGCTCGATGATCTTGCGGGTCTCCAGGGCCTCCCTCATGGCGATGGTTTCGCTCATGAGCTTGGCGTTCTGAATGGCCACGGCCGCCTGGTTGGCCACCGAGGTCAACAACTGCATCTCCTCGCGCGAAAAGCTTCGCTCCTGGGAACTGTAGAGATTGAACACGCCAATGACCAGGTCCTTGATCATCAGCGGAACCGAGACCAGGGAGCGGAGTCCTTCCCGGCGAGCCAGGTCTCGATAGGCATAGCCCCGCTCCTGGGTGACGTCGCGGATGACCAGGGGCTTGCGGCCCTTCACCACCCGGCCCAGCAGGCTGCGGTGGACCGGAAGGTTGGGCTTGGAGGCATAGTCTTGACTGAGGCTGTGGGTGGCCTTGATTTCCAGCTCCTTGCCCTCGTCGTCCAGCAACATGATGGAGCAGATGGGAGAGTTCATGGCCTCCGCGATCATGCCCACGATGAACTGGAGCATCTCGTCCAGGAAATGGTGGGAGGTGATGGTCTGGCTGACGTTGGAGAGGGTCTCCAACTGAAGGGCCTTCCTCCGGGCCTCTTCATAGAGGCGGGCGTTTTCAATGGCAGCGCCGACCTGGTTGGCGATGGTCATCAACAGGGTCTTCTCGCTGGAGGAATGGCGATGGGAACGGCGGTGCTGCACGTTGATGACCCCGATCACCTCGTTCTTGGTAATGACCGGGACCGAGAGAAAGGCCTGATACCGATCTTCCGGAAGGTTGTGGAACAGTTTGAAGCGGGGATCGTTGCTGGCGTCCTTTTGGATGGCGACCGGCTGTCGCTCCTGAGCCACCCAGCCGGTAATTCCCTCCCCCAGCCTCACCTTGATCCGGCCGATGATCCTGGGGTGAGGGTTCTTGGAGGCCCGCAGCACCAACTCTTCCCCGGTCTGGTCCAAAAGGTACAGGAGACAGGAATCTCCCTTGGTCACGTGGGTTACCAGATCGACGATTTCGTGCAGAACGTCTTTGAGGTTCAGATTTCCGCTGATCGCCCGGCTGATCTGGTGCAGGATGGCGACTTCCTGCTCCTTGAGTCTGAGGGCGGACCGCAGCCGACTGGGGCTTTCGGCTGAAACGTTCCGGCTCCTTCGTTCCGCGGTATTGGACATCGGGATTCCCGTCGAATGGAGGGTTACGGCGAGTGGCCGAATCATAGCACAGCACCCCGCCCATTCCTACCGGACGGGTGCGGCCGGGAACCGCCTTCAGGATTGGACCGGGAGCGCCGCAAAGCCCGCCGGTCTGCGGGAATCCCAGGTAACCAAGGGAGGTTTTGGAGCAATTGGAATCAATCGGATGGAAGGTTCTGAAATGCCTTGGCGATGTGGACGTTGGAGTGGTTTGCCTGGTAGGGGATCCATGCCCGATCTCTCCTCGATCTCTTCCGGATTTCGGTGTGATCGGAGTTTTCCGGGTAATTCAACGACGTCCCCTGTTTCTTCACTCGAAGGGAAGCAACAGTTGCTTCGGCGGTTTCTTGGGGAAGGAAACGTAGTCGACATTTGCCGCTCGCCAGGTCCGGTCAGGCCACTGCTTCGCCGGGCAGACGTCCCAGGGTAGCTGCTTGTTCCTTTCCAGAGGCAGGACCTGGTTGCAACGACTGCACCGGTAGACCGGCGGGTTGGACTGCTGCAGTGTCCATGTGTGCTTCATCGGCCAAGTCCAATTCGTTCGGGCGTTCCCGTCAAACAACCCTGCGCCATGCACCCCTCCAGGTCTTCACCACCACCGTCGATTCCCCTCCCCCCTCCCGGAAACCGCAAATCCCCCTGTGAAGCTTGACCCGGCTCCCGGGGACAGACTCCTGCTGCACCGTTGCCACAGCGGCGGGTCTCCGCAACCTGCCGAGGTCTGTCAAGCGAACGGATCGAGGATTGTCAGACTCGCGATGCGCCGGCCTGGCTGCAGGTCCTCCGTTAGCAGAACGTCGCATCCGGCTTCGAGCGCGGAGGCGACAATCAGAGCGTCATAGAAGCCGAAGCCGTGCGATCGGGCCAAGGCAACAGCTTCCGTGTGGGTTTCGATACCGATGGGACGGACCGGATCGAGCGCAGTTCTCAGATCGGCGATAGCCTCGTCGATAACGTCCCACTCAAAGGCGAACTTGCGGCGAAGAACGGAAGCAAACTCGCTCAGGACCTGCACACTGATCACCCCACCCGCCAGGATTGTCTGTCGCGCCACCTCGCTCTTGGCCCCGCTGCCCTGGGCGTAAATCAGAATGTTGGTGTTGAGGAACGCGATCACCGGGAGTTGGCCTCCTCACGGTCGAATACATAATCGTCGGGAATGGACAATGCACGAGCGCGCATGCGTTCGACAGCCAGCGCCCGCCGCTCATCTCTTGCCACAGCGATGCGATTCGGCGCCGCCGATACGACCTCCAACAGGTCTCCCGGCTTCAGACCGAGGTCCTCAACCAGTGTCTTGGGGAGTCGAACGGCGAGACTATTTCCCCATTTGGACACTTTCATAATATCCTCAAAGATATCCAATCGATAAGTATATCACAGACGATATTCTTGATAGACGATTGTCCTTGACCACGCCTGATCAAGAAAAACTGCAGAGCAGGGGGGTGCCGTCCAAACGAAACGCGCTGCCGGTTCCCGGCAATTCCAGGCACGAACTCGAGGGAGGGTAAAAAGGGTGGCAAGAGGGCGATGGAACGGGAGGAGTCACGCCCTCTCTGAGGCAGGCTGCTGCAGATTATCGGATCAGCACCCGGGGGCCCTGGTACTTGTAGGGCTCCTCGATGTGCTTCTGGGCGATCTGCTGGGCACCCTGGGTGTTGTCGTTGGTGTCCAGGGCCTTCTGGTACTCGTTGAGGGCCCGGTCCCGTTGACCCGCCATATCGAAGATCTTGCCCAGGTTGACGTAGCACCAGACTTCGATCCACTGCGGGTCCAGATCGCCGTTGAGGGCCTCCCGGAAGGAGTTGGCGGCGGATTGGGTGCTGCGCTGCTCCAGGAATACTTCGCCAATCCGGAAGAAGGCCAGGGAACTTCTCTTTTTCAGCTCGATCGCCTGTTGGTACTGGGAAATGGCTGCAGTGTACTCACCCATCCTTCTGAGCTCATCCCCCTTGGCGATGAGCGAAGCCAGGTGAATGTCGTCGGAGACCCGCAGCAGGCGATGGTTGGGGTCGATGACCGCCCTGATCGGCTTTCCGAAGGTTGCGACCGAAAAGAAGGACTCCGTGCCCATGACCTCGATCTGCTTGGTCTCGGGCTCGCCCTCCGTCTCGATCAGAATTTCCATTGGCATCTTGAAAAGGTCCAGATCCTGCGTGATGACCCCATCCACCCGGAAACCGTCCTTGATGCGGTAAGTGGTGAATTCGTACTGGAACTCGGGCACGCCGGTCTGTTCAATCCACTGGGAGAAGAAGTACCCCAGGTCCGTTTCCGAAATCTTCTCGGCCAGGGCCTTGAAGTCTCCAATGGAGGCGGTCTTGTAACCGTAGTCATAGACGAATTGCTTCATCAGCTCAAACCACTTCTCGTCGCCGATCACCGCCCGAAGCATGTGGAGGACGTAAGCTCCCTTGCTCTTGAGCACGGAGTTGTACTCGGGCGAGTAGAGGTCCAGAAGATTGGCGTTGAGGATGGAGGACTCGCCTTCATAGAGCAAGGCCGCCACGGCGACTTCCCTGAGCTGTTCGGCAAACTCCTCCGGGCTGGAAACGCTTTCCTGATAGAGCAGGGCCGAGTAGGAGGAGAATCCTTCTTTCAGCCACAGGTCCCGCTCGGTCCGGGGAACGACGAGGGAACCCCACCACTGATAGGAGATCTCCTTGGCCAGCAGGTTGACGTTCGGCTCGGGACCAAAGGCCCGGTCGGCCAGGAACTGAATGCCCGGCGAGGAAAACCCCAAGAGGGAATCGTCGTCGATCACCGCCACCCTGAAGGTCCGGGAGGGATAGGGCGCAAACTTGTCGGAGTAGAGATCC of Acidobacteriota bacterium contains these proteins:
- a CDS encoding type II toxin-antitoxin system PemK/MazF family toxin gives rise to the protein MDGRIRRGEIWLLSLSRPEKPRPVLVLTRPEVIELLHTVMVAPVTSVIRGAPSEVVVGVEEGLKKDSAVNLDHVQTVEKTRLKKFVGTLGSKKMNDVCRALAVATACSDG
- a CDS encoding GAF domain-containing protein, producing the protein MSNTAERRSRNVSAESPSRLRSALRLKEQEVAILHQISRAISGNLNLKDVLHEIVDLVTHVTKGDSCLLYLLDQTGEELVLRASKNPHPRIIGRIKVRLGEGITGWVAQERQPVAIQKDASNDPRFKLFHNLPEDRYQAFLSVPVITKNEVIGVINVQHRRSHRHSSSEKTLLMTIANQVGAAIENARLYEEARRKALQLETLSNVSQTITSHHFLDEMLQFIVGMIAEAMNSPICSIMLLDDEGKELEIKATHSLSQDYASKPNLPVHRSLLGRVVKGRKPLVIRDVTQERGYAYRDLARREGLRSLVSVPLMIKDLVIGVFNLYSSQERSFSREEMQLLTSVANQAAVAIQNAKLMSETIAMREALETRKIIERAKGILLKEERLAEADAYRRIQQKSMKLRKSMREISEAIILAAEVKG
- a CDS encoding PIN domain-containing protein; protein product: MIAFLNTNILIYAQGSGAKSEVARQTILAGGVISVQVLSEFASVLRRKFAFEWDVIDEAIADLRTALDPVRPIGIETHTEAVALARSHGFGFYDALIVASALEAGCDVLLTEDLQPGRRIASLTILDPFA
- a CDS encoding AbrB/MazE/SpoVT family DNA-binding domain-containing protein; translation: MKVSKWGNSLAVRLPKTLVEDLGLKPGDLLEVVSAAPNRIAVARDERRALAVERMRARALSIPDDYVFDREEANSR
- a CDS encoding M1 family aminopeptidase codes for the protein MSEWFNRSCPWALALLVVLLAGSAPLPAQQIDQGPSIDVEEYDVSVELRPSQQELQAAATLKFSSSQDRLSRISLEFNGNLTVKRIYLADRPPAPGSLSRASAQGQVAYGPEREKEGVPYLSRRRPAAPKPASNPELPAPDPAAQDPNLLVFQQDFDQHLLEVQFPRWLDSGQAASLVIEYDGRLFSAEHSPLFGVATARVSEDLCYLLDVSRWFPTHGYREDRARATFRVTVPRGYLVAMDGELVSLDRQEEQETFTIVNRQQDFPGSLAAAPFNEIPVQVGPVELRYYVMDHKRDFLDAHTRVIGELLDLYSDKFAPYPSRTFRVAVIDDDSLLGFSSPGIQFLADRAFGPEPNVNLLAKEISYQWWGSLVVPRTERDLWLKEGFSSYSALLYQESVSSPEEFAEQLREVAVAALLYEGESSILNANLLDLYSPEYNSVLKSKGAYVLHMLRAVIGDEKWFELMKQFVYDYGYKTASIGDFKALAEKISETDLGYFFSQWIEQTGVPEFQYEFTTYRIKDGFRVDGVITQDLDLFKMPMEILIETEGEPETKQIEVMGTESFFSVATFGKPIRAVIDPNHRLLRVSDDIHLASLIAKGDELRRMGEYTAAISQYQQAIELKKRSSLAFFRIGEVFLEQRSTQSAANSFREALNGDLDPQWIEVWCYVNLGKIFDMAGQRDRALNEYQKALDTNDNTQGAQQIAQKHIEEPYKYQGPRVLIR